CCAAGAGAATAGGCCACGTCATCGATGGTCCATCCGGCTCGAAGCAACGTCAACGACATTAACCGCAAGTGCTTTGCCAGACTCCCTGTATCCGTCAACACCAATCTATGCTTCTCCTCATCATCCTGACCGTCCATTGAATTattcgtcgtcatcatcatctccttcacCTCTTCCTCACGCCATCCTCCTCTCATCAGTGTCCGGCTCATTTCTTCTAGAAAATGATTCAATTTCGACGCCTCCCTCTTCCTCCTACTCCCACCGCCCCCACCGCCGCCGCCCCCACTCTCCACCAAGTCAGACCAGAATTCGATTCTCCTCGCGGCTTTCGCGGCCCATGCCGGAGCCTCCATGGTCGACGATTCGGACAAATCAGATGGTCTCGGAATGTTGCTTTTCCGACGGAATTCAACGTTTTGGAAGAATCCGGCTACGTCGCAGCCAGAGTAATGGAAGTTTACACCTTGGACAAAGAAGACAGGATTCCCGGCAAGATTCGGAAGTGAAGGTATGTAATATTGCCTGTAAATAGGAACGAGAAGAGGAGCTTTCTTCATGAAACGCTTGGCCATAGTTAAGGCTTCCTTAGGGTTAAGAGGCTCATCGCCCCAAAAAGGACACCAGAAGTTGTTTCTGGTTATCTCTTTGTCGATTCCCATGATCGGGAGTTTCATGAGAATCTCCAGTTGCTGAGGCGAGGATGATCTCCAGTTGGGGAAGCCGGGACCCACTGGAAGTCCTTCTCGAAGGATAGAACGGAGATCTGGAGGGAAAGTGAAGCGGAAGGAAGACTCGATCGATGAGAATTCTTCTTCGCTGAGACCATCGGAGATAGGAATCTTGCATTTCTTGAGGTGGTCGATTACGTTCTTGGCGTACGCTGCGAAGGAGAAACAAACTCTTCTGGGCGTGGATGGAGCAGGCTTATCAGTCGTGGTGGTAATGGTGGTCGCTGCAGCCATTAATGGAGTGTGAACTTCGAGGAGAGCGAAATGGAAGAggctttagagagagagagagagagagagagagatgtatgtGTAACGACTTCTGTTACGAAAAAAACGCGTGGTTGAAGGAAAAGAGTTCGTGTGAGTACTGAGTAGTCTTCGCAAGCAAACTGATTACTGTTTAAGCGTTTCCTTAGATCCGAAGTAGTCGTTGCGTGGAATTCAACGAAATTTCCTTGCACGGATTGAAGGACCGAAGAGGAAAAGAACTATGTATTGTACTTCCTCGAGAACCTTAATTATTTGTTGTTATTTGTTCAAGGATAGTTAACGCGAGGCCGAGTCTCATCACTAGCTGTACGTGTACTCTTCAAATGCATTTAGGTGAGGACATGTGTTCTATTTATTGTCATTAAGAGTACATACAAGGGTAATTATGGAAGAAAATGAACACATGAGAAGCCTACATGAAGGGTTTGGTGATCCGGGAGGGTACGCTCCTGGTCATGGCATTTGAAATCCATTAATATTGGACCTTAGATTAAGTGGATTCTAAGTGCCATGATCAAGGGCATATGAGAACAATCTTGTACATGAACCTAATTTGATTTATCTGGTTGGATCATAAGATATGACTTTAGTATTGTTATGAAACTCGTGTTTGAGAGTCCAAGTAACCAGAAAGCTAGATTCTCTACCCACATGAGGTGGTAACTATCCATTTGAGGAGGACCCCATGTCGGTAAAGAATCTAGACTTAACTATGGTAGAAACGATAGTTGAAAATTAAAAGGTTTTTGATTTCGGTTATTCATTTTAGTTCAATAAAAATTGTAAAACTTAATTAAAAGTCATGTATGTTTGTCCAATTGTCCTATAAAAATGATCAGACCCAATCTCAGTTTATGCAAGTCATAAGTAATGCTGTATTATTACTGAGCCATATCACTTGTGGAGTCCCAAGCAACTCTATGTTTATTGAGTCAtataaaacacacacacacaattcaACTAGTACATGACTTATCCTGACCAAGTTTTGAGGAGGGTGAGTATGGTGATAAAGATGAGTCTTAGGTTTTAAACATGGAAAAGTGTTAAGCACTCAGTCCACTTAGTAAAATTCGGTGGTCATCTGCTCATGTGATATGCATagaaatgaatattttttacaatgatctttttatttactttatttttataagaGATCTTTTTATTTACTAGATGCTTTAAACTATTTATAGCTATTTTAATCTAATATGCTTAAACTAGCATTTATCTCTAATTACATTACTTTATACTAACAGCCATTCTACAATTAGTCTAACTAATTTACACTAATTTAAACTAATATGCAATTTTAACAACTTTATTCTAATTTACattaattattataattaaaGGAAACGAAAGGAGAGAAGTATACTTATTTTGGACTCCTGGATGGGTCAGGGGTATCTCCTCAACTCATAAGTTGCAttttttgatttattgtcaGAATCATTGATGTCGGTTGGAATCCCTCTAGAGCCTCTCTATTCACTTTTGAGaaagagaatttattttttcgaTCCACCACACCGAATTCTGacgaaaataataataataataataataataataataataataataataataataataataataataataataataataataataaagaatattcataaaaaagaagaaaaaaaaaaacctccctTCTAGGGAAAGTCCAAAAACTAGAAGATGCGGGACTAAAATTTTGTGTTTTTGATACTACATGTGGGAATTGAAAAGGGTTTTTTATGGAGGTGGGCTTCGAGGTTagatgtttatttttgaaattcaattttCTCATGGCGTGTTTCCGGTCTCTTCATTAGATGATGTAAAATCAAagcttatttcttttttaatcaaagTTATGAGCAAGGCGGGGAGATGGTAGTGTTCTCGCACAATCTccaaccatctttttttttctcaacaagTGAGACAGAGGCCAAAAAGGGGAATATGCAGTGGATGTTGATCTGCCATTACAGCAAGGGAAGAGGTTGTAGGGTTGCTGACACTATGGTTCCATGTGATTGGGGGTCGGCGGTTGCAGAGAGAGTGCACCACTCCAATGGTTTTTCGCTCAAACTTTCAACAAAGTCCCACTAAATCAAAAGGACTTTGTGAGGGTTTTAGGGTGAAAATTGTGGTCCACGTCGACCTATAGGAAAAgcacaaatttttattttgcctACTCAAAATTCCGTGTTAAATTGCCTATGGTGAGACGATGAAGTTTAATGAACATCCAATGGATGAAGTGCATGACTGATCCACCCAATCATTggatgctcttttttttttttttgataaaatcattGAATGCTCACTACACCTTACCAGTCATTGCAAATAATTTAAACTCCAAAATCCCAATCACACAAACAAGCGTCCTGATATTTCATGGGGTGAGAAAGTATCCCACCCTTATTAACTCCCACCCCACCAAAATCCCTCGAAGGAAACGGGGCCGAAAAGAATTGAGGAAAGGAGAACAGGAAAAGGATGCTCCAACGGTCGAAATTTAGTTTTAAATTCTTATTTGTACAACGGTCATTTGCCTTCAAAAACAGTAGCGCGCTCATAAGAGGAAGAAACAATCTGATACCTCGTATCTACCCCTAGATATCCTCATCCCTTCTTTACTTCTTCCGCACAGCGGTTTCAATCTTTTCAATCTTCAGAGCAAGAAGCAAGtaaaatttccttcttttccccctCTTCCTCGTTGCTGAGTGATTCTCGAAACTATCATGGCGAtctcctcaaattcaaacaGATCTCCGTCTCCTAATTCAAGCAGAACGAACCCTAATTCAAGAACCCAAGAAAGTACTTGCATCAGAAAGAGTTTCAGTGGCGATCCTTTCACCAGACCTTCCATAGTAGCATATCCTAGAAGTTTCAATCCAGTCACCCCTGCCAACAGCCCTGCAGGTTCAAGAACTTCAAACTTTTTTAATCTCTATGTAATCTTTTTTTATGTGTTTGGATTTGTTTCTTAACAGTCAATTGGTCCATGGAATACAGATTTCTCGCAAAGGAACTCAGGCCACAGGGAAGGGTCAGCATCTCTGCGAATTCCAGACAAGcaaaaggaagatgaaaaagaCCAGAATTTGAAGCCAGCGAGAGTAAGATCACCAGTCGTTTCCACAGGAACGAAGAGTTTCATGGCTCCTACGATTTCTGCTGCTTCAAAAATCAATCCAGCACCCAGAAGGAAAGTGTTAACAGAGAGGAATGAAGCTGTCAGAACTTCATTTTCTGCTGGAAAA
This genomic stretch from Macadamia integrifolia cultivar HAES 741 chromosome 2, SCU_Mint_v3, whole genome shotgun sequence harbors:
- the LOC122072146 gene encoding uncharacterized protein LOC122072146; the protein is MAAATTITTTTDKPAPSTPRRVCFSFAAYAKNVIDHLKKCKIPISDGLSEEEFSSIESSFRFTFPPDLRSILREGLPVGPGFPNWRSSSPQQLEILMKLPIMGIDKEITRNNFWCPFWGDEPLNPKEALTMAKRFMKKAPLLVPIYRQYYIPSLPNLAGNPVFFVQGVNFHYSGCDVAGFFQNVEFRRKSNIPRPSDLSESSTMEAPAWAAKAARRIEFWSDLVESGGGGGGGGGSRRKREASKLNHFLEEMSRTLMRGGWREEEVKEMMMTTNNSMDGQDDEEKHRLVLTDTGSLAKHLRLMSLTLLRAGWTIDDVAYSLGVHPHQHEALDD